A window from Lentisphaera araneosa HTCC2155 encodes these proteins:
- a CDS encoding family 16 glycoside hydrolase, producing the protein MKKIILTLTLLIQTTLFAEAPDGYKVETIPLPKGAVTLLGVCEKDDQTIAICTWEGQIWEYTNGQWHLFAEDLMEPNGIYYDKKEQAYYLAQKPELTRVKDSNGDGKADLYETICAEFGYTKGYHEYHFGPVVDKLGRKYASLNLSARKVDGKGLEVRAGRPGEHGVMVYTAPYRGWVYRSDRQGHMHPIASGFRSPCGIGMSPQDEIFVTDNQGDWMADCALFHVQEGKFYGHPGSLAARPDFDEEKILNMKIEDFDKIRTPPAIWLPRNQISNSPGSPVWDTTEGKFGHFKGQFFIGDQSLSNLIRCGLEEVNGAYQGWCVKFLDGTQSGTVKMEFDKDGNLWTAQVGRGWRSRGGKRTSLQKVSWDGSTVPFEIYEVNLTKNGFRITFTEPLTKEVAPLVKSWHYNYWAIYGSDRMEEKELPIQALKLSKDKKVLDIQVKLETNKIYELNFPEMTSAKNKKLLNRSAFYTLNHLLTSQKKPKRVKALIPGSGWRKNDGRRPAPAVVKPKSFEETKVKTPKNAVILDQSKWANPNWQTDTPGLWKRGKGNFSTKEAYGDARIHIEFMVDKSDDPKSVGQLYGNSGIFLMSGYEIQVMNSFENPTTADGSCGSIWGQQPPLVNASRPPGKWQSYDILMKAPVFNEDGELLEPMRATIFHNGELIHNDAWFYGQVNKPYQAHGKRPLMIQDHKGSDVFFRNMWIIADVDYEKNLDSFRLGLNETPKVKKVPRPISAISRPMVGRMDKNSDEIISHKEFTSFWRSIFDHDDKDHDGLLSPKEFPHKGPFREADKNKDNKLTREEHISVYEGQFHGLDKNKDGKIDYQD; encoded by the coding sequence ATGAAAAAAATTATATTAACTCTGACTCTGCTCATTCAAACTACTCTTTTCGCTGAAGCTCCAGATGGCTATAAAGTTGAAACAATTCCACTGCCCAAAGGGGCAGTTACGCTGCTCGGTGTCTGTGAAAAAGACGATCAGACAATCGCGATCTGTACCTGGGAAGGACAAATTTGGGAATACACCAATGGTCAATGGCATCTTTTTGCCGAAGACCTCATGGAACCCAATGGCATCTACTACGATAAAAAAGAACAGGCTTATTACCTCGCCCAAAAACCAGAACTCACTCGCGTTAAAGACAGCAATGGTGATGGCAAGGCTGACTTATACGAAACTATCTGTGCAGAATTTGGTTATACCAAGGGTTACCATGAGTACCACTTTGGTCCCGTGGTTGATAAACTCGGACGCAAATACGCTTCACTCAACCTCAGTGCCCGCAAAGTCGATGGCAAAGGTTTAGAAGTTCGTGCTGGTCGTCCCGGTGAGCACGGTGTCATGGTTTACACTGCTCCCTACCGTGGTTGGGTCTACCGTAGTGATCGTCAAGGTCATATGCACCCCATAGCTAGTGGCTTTCGCTCACCCTGTGGCATCGGCATGAGTCCCCAAGATGAAATTTTTGTCACTGATAACCAAGGTGACTGGATGGCTGACTGCGCGCTCTTCCACGTTCAGGAAGGCAAATTCTATGGGCACCCAGGAAGTTTGGCCGCACGGCCCGATTTTGACGAAGAAAAAATCCTCAATATGAAAATTGAAGACTTTGATAAAATCCGTACTCCACCAGCCATTTGGCTTCCTCGCAACCAAATTTCGAACTCTCCTGGTAGCCCTGTATGGGATACAACTGAAGGTAAATTCGGTCATTTCAAGGGTCAATTTTTCATTGGCGATCAATCCCTCTCAAACCTCATTCGTTGTGGCTTAGAAGAAGTCAATGGCGCTTACCAAGGTTGGTGTGTGAAGTTTCTCGATGGGACTCAATCGGGAACCGTCAAAATGGAATTTGATAAGGACGGGAACTTATGGACTGCCCAAGTCGGACGCGGTTGGCGTTCAAGAGGTGGAAAAAGAACCTCTCTTCAAAAAGTTTCTTGGGATGGAAGCACTGTGCCTTTTGAGATCTACGAAGTCAATTTAACGAAAAATGGCTTTAGAATTACTTTCACTGAGCCTTTGACCAAAGAAGTTGCTCCCCTCGTAAAGAGCTGGCATTACAACTATTGGGCTATTTATGGTTCTGACCGCATGGAGGAAAAAGAACTTCCCATCCAAGCTCTAAAACTCTCCAAAGATAAAAAAGTTTTAGATATTCAGGTGAAGTTAGAAACTAATAAAATTTACGAACTCAATTTCCCCGAAATGACATCAGCTAAGAATAAAAAGCTTTTAAATCGCTCCGCGTTCTACACCCTGAATCATTTGCTGACCTCGCAAAAAAAGCCCAAACGAGTGAAAGCACTCATTCCTGGTTCAGGCTGGAGAAAAAATGATGGTCGTCGTCCGGCACCTGCTGTCGTAAAGCCAAAAAGTTTTGAAGAAACAAAAGTCAAAACCCCGAAAAATGCCGTCATCCTCGACCAATCAAAGTGGGCGAATCCCAATTGGCAAACTGATACACCAGGCTTATGGAAACGCGGCAAAGGCAATTTCTCTACCAAGGAGGCTTATGGTGATGCACGTATTCACATTGAATTTATGGTGGACAAATCCGATGATCCAAAATCGGTGGGTCAGCTCTATGGCAACTCGGGGATCTTTCTGATGTCAGGCTATGAGATTCAAGTTATGAACTCCTTCGAAAACCCTACCACTGCCGATGGCAGTTGTGGCTCAATTTGGGGTCAGCAACCGCCTCTCGTTAACGCCAGTCGACCTCCAGGCAAGTGGCAGTCCTACGATATTCTCATGAAAGCTCCCGTATTCAATGAAGATGGCGAACTGCTCGAGCCCATGCGCGCCACCATTTTTCATAATGGTGAACTGATTCATAATGACGCGTGGTTTTATGGACAAGTCAATAAACCCTACCAAGCTCACGGCAAACGCCCTCTAATGATTCAGGATCACAAGGGTTCAGATGTTTTCTTTCGAAATATGTGGATCATTGCCGATGTGGACTACGAGAAAAACCTCGATAGCTTTCGCCTTGGTTTAAATGAAACTCCCAAAGTCAAAAAAGTTCCGCGCCCCATTAGCGCTATTTCTCGTCCTATGGTAGGTCGCATGGATAAAAATTCAGACGAAATCATTAGCCACAAGGAATTCACTTCATTCTGGCGCAGTATCTTTGACCATGATGATAAGGATCATGATGGTTTGCTAAGCCCAAAAGAATTCCCACATAAAGGCCCCTTTAGAGAAGCAGATAAAAACAAAGATAATAAACTCACTCGCGAAGAGCATATCTCGGTTTATGAAGGTCAATTCCATGGCCTCGACAAAAACAAGGATGGGAAAATTGATTACCAAGATTAA
- a CDS encoding cellulase family glycosylhydrolase: MKKHLRSLSLFTALSLLSTGCSSLQSTNESNTEKAPTHKETVSQENYTWTTDHVHIGTRWQPFGGFPKYNAEDAKRPIIAQNSSYAQFWINWNAAEPHEKNTDYKNHLSGYLQTIEQAVDACVANGLKVEFVHWHTPAWASVNGEAGSQSSKPGLYKEFVTRLATHFKGRVHAYQLSHEANLEHMINEGDMNYLMNEIFIEGSKAIRTVYGDEPVLISTSGCSPCEPCNPLKGLKGRGGEAVNDYYDQIIANDELMSLVDALNLNVTDHSDGYGRMDGKYLESTWGNFDLVRKKLDAAGYTNKQILSSESWVVWDDGDNAFDVNGDGLKNEVDAYEKTLTILGKCLERGLNTANLPWSDNSSGWSMGLTKRRDYSGRVKQLDPSLVVAANDGGSDVITKKIILAGHEDKFKIMDAKNNVFTIDNYINPADPNHLHYYIWKWYSQLSSGNDEVIRHAMANEHKNHITLLGPAFTGNERYRISTYNRTKKSFTVLIYASAATGKIWTDLTIPATIQTGIHSNNGSHEIDFRGEGFADGAKFMATITTKDISKKDGSDVDKKIINTAAQEVKDGKLKVRIPVLNKFTHVEFKLSE; encoded by the coding sequence ATGAAAAAACACTTACGTTCCCTCTCTCTTTTTACTGCGCTTAGTCTTCTCAGTACGGGCTGTAGTTCTCTACAGTCTACAAATGAAAGCAACACAGAGAAGGCTCCAACCCACAAAGAAACTGTGAGTCAGGAAAACTATACTTGGACCACGGATCACGTTCACATCGGTACCCGATGGCAGCCTTTTGGGGGCTTTCCAAAGTATAATGCCGAAGATGCCAAGCGTCCCATTATTGCCCAAAATAGTAGCTACGCACAATTTTGGATCAACTGGAATGCTGCTGAACCTCATGAAAAAAACACTGATTATAAGAACCATTTATCCGGCTACTTGCAAACTATTGAACAAGCTGTTGATGCTTGTGTTGCCAATGGCTTAAAAGTAGAATTTGTACACTGGCACACGCCTGCTTGGGCATCAGTTAATGGTGAAGCCGGAAGCCAAAGTTCTAAGCCTGGGCTCTACAAGGAATTTGTGACTCGACTCGCCACTCACTTCAAGGGCCGTGTTCATGCCTATCAGCTTTCACATGAGGCCAACCTGGAGCACATGATTAATGAAGGTGATATGAATTACCTAATGAATGAAATTTTCATTGAGGGTTCTAAAGCTATCCGTACCGTTTATGGAGATGAGCCAGTTCTCATTTCCACAAGTGGCTGCTCCCCTTGTGAGCCCTGCAATCCTCTCAAAGGTCTAAAAGGCAGAGGTGGTGAAGCCGTTAACGATTATTATGATCAGATCATTGCCAACGATGAACTCATGTCCCTGGTCGACGCCCTCAACCTCAATGTCACTGATCATTCCGATGGTTATGGAAGAATGGATGGCAAATACCTTGAATCCACTTGGGGCAATTTCGATTTAGTGCGCAAGAAACTCGATGCCGCTGGCTACACTAACAAGCAAATCCTTTCCTCCGAATCTTGGGTCGTTTGGGATGATGGAGATAACGCCTTTGACGTCAATGGTGATGGTCTTAAGAACGAAGTCGATGCTTACGAAAAAACTTTAACTATTTTAGGTAAATGTCTCGAACGTGGACTCAACACAGCGAACTTGCCTTGGTCCGATAATTCTAGTGGTTGGTCAATGGGTTTAACCAAACGCCGCGACTACAGTGGTCGCGTTAAGCAACTCGATCCTTCTTTAGTTGTCGCCGCCAATGATGGTGGAAGTGATGTCATCACTAAAAAAATCATTCTTGCTGGTCATGAAGATAAATTTAAAATCATGGATGCCAAGAACAATGTATTCACTATAGATAACTACATTAATCCCGCAGACCCCAATCACCTTCATTATTATATATGGAAGTGGTATAGCCAATTGAGCTCGGGAAATGATGAAGTCATCCGCCATGCTATGGCCAATGAACACAAAAATCACATAACTCTGCTCGGCCCTGCTTTCACTGGGAATGAGCGCTATAGGATTTCCACGTATAACCGTACAAAAAAATCATTTACTGTCCTCATCTATGCTTCTGCTGCTACAGGTAAAATTTGGACTGATCTCACTATACCAGCGACAATTCAAACGGGAATTCATAGCAATAATGGTAGTCATGAAATCGACTTCCGTGGTGAAGGCTTTGCGGATGGCGCAAAATTTATGGCGACAATCACTACTAAAGACATCAGTAAAAAAGATGGTTCTGACGTGGATAAAAAAATCATCAACACTGCTGCCCAAGAAGTCAAAGACGGCAAACTTAAAGTCCGCATCCCCGTTCTCAATAAGTTCACCCATGTAGAGTTTAAACTTTCGGAGTAA
- a CDS encoding prepilin-type N-terminal cleavage/methylation domain-containing protein has translation MKKFSLIELLVVIAIIGILASLLMPSLSKSRGQARAAVCKNNLKQAGIALQMYAGDNEDALMTNIHYNTISGKYVFGDSSEGALHEVNNGESGYVEAYLSNSDDAYFCPASDFEENTGSDPAQTWITRAGTYSYFIPWQHGTRTYSENYAFIPDSAGGDAAVGLGNLKRHPVLTDPVMNASAWLPDWDNSSSKIHEKTGYKIPALMDDHSVSMGNGAPWGGNMISWGDGSTAQFILSMD, from the coding sequence ATGAAGAAATTTAGCTTAATTGAACTACTTGTTGTCATTGCCATTATCGGAATTTTGGCTTCTTTATTGATGCCGAGCCTCTCCAAATCTCGCGGCCAAGCACGCGCTGCCGTTTGCAAAAATAACTTGAAACAAGCTGGAATTGCCCTGCAGATGTACGCAGGAGATAATGAAGATGCACTAATGACAAATATTCACTATAATACGATTTCGGGGAAATATGTTTTCGGGGATAGTAGTGAGGGAGCTCTTCATGAAGTCAACAATGGCGAATCTGGCTACGTTGAAGCTTACCTAAGCAATAGCGACGATGCCTATTTCTGCCCTGCCTCTGACTTTGAAGAGAACACCGGTTCAGATCCAGCACAAACATGGATAACTCGTGCGGGCACCTATTCCTACTTTATCCCTTGGCAGCATGGAACAAGAACCTATTCGGAAAACTATGCTTTTATTCCTGATAGTGCTGGCGGTGATGCGGCTGTTGGACTTGGCAACCTAAAACGACACCCGGTCTTAACCGATCCAGTTATGAACGCAAGTGCTTGGCTTCCCGACTGGGATAATAGCTCCTCCAAAATTCACGAAAAAACTGGATACAAGATCCCCGCACTTATGGATGATCATAGTGTGTCAATGGGCAATGGAGCCCCTTGGGGTGGCAATATGATCAGTTGGGGTGATGGCAGTACCGCCCAGTTCATTTTATCAATGGATTAA
- a CDS encoding serine/threonine-protein kinase: MRKEEKFNRNLGQLFEEAYTPEETPLEDALKRAGDRYQEFEFYQQGGIKEIRTCLDSRTGRQVAMATMKAGADLDRKEAFIREARINAALQHPNIVPVYDVGLTNDEPWFTMKFIDGQSLKEIVQKLKNKEASRFNNLADRLELFLKVCDAVAYAHSKGILHLDLKPDNIRISEYGDVVLCDWGLADVIPSECEEPLLEVCSSTSKDFDEMTLDGMVKGTPGYMAPEQTGLVKERKGKHTDIFSLGAMLYTLLTYKKAFSGEYLEDVLTKTSQADFVKPSLVSRNHIPFSLEAVCLKALSEKPKDRYQSVKDLQQEVRNFINGFTTDAENASLMKSLHFWIKRNRTLSIISAFALLLFFGLAVTSIVNLKLAETNAREVAEKLRIEKEYHMRINKGAAPKFFERAQVAYDSFQFDDALNFCVSAVELDSSLIDAWELKARINFTRQEFKAAEQAFKRAQVGGGLPLINSEYALQKPKDQDSLSTQQYLKLMTKLRDAGLLREFTNLIHYNIFSDISVDERLDFCKGAIIVHNPHMKSLNFKFNREFRHLDLSANKDLQVALCMQNFPAASADFSHTDISDFIAFRAQQINALNVSHTSIYELHSLENPELRKLDISHTGISNLKRLAGRPLVKLNISHSAVTTIAHLEQMTQLEELIIHKGQFLESDLKFLPETIKVTQVD, encoded by the coding sequence ATGCGCAAAGAAGAAAAATTTAATCGCAACTTGGGTCAACTCTTTGAAGAGGCCTATACTCCCGAGGAAACTCCTTTGGAAGATGCGCTGAAACGCGCCGGCGATCGCTATCAAGAATTTGAGTTCTATCAACAAGGTGGAATCAAAGAAATACGAACCTGTCTAGATAGCCGTACTGGGCGTCAAGTGGCCATGGCGACAATGAAGGCTGGGGCCGACCTTGATCGAAAAGAAGCCTTTATCCGCGAAGCGCGAATTAACGCCGCCCTTCAGCACCCGAATATCGTTCCGGTTTACGATGTGGGCTTAACAAATGATGAACCTTGGTTTACGATGAAGTTCATCGATGGTCAGTCCCTAAAAGAAATTGTCCAAAAACTTAAGAATAAGGAAGCGAGTAGATTTAACAATTTAGCCGATCGCCTAGAACTCTTTTTAAAAGTCTGTGATGCCGTTGCCTATGCTCACTCTAAAGGTATTCTTCACCTAGATCTAAAGCCCGACAACATTCGTATTAGCGAATATGGTGATGTGGTTTTATGCGATTGGGGCTTGGCGGATGTGATCCCCTCTGAATGTGAGGAACCCCTTTTAGAGGTTTGTTCCAGTACAAGTAAAGACTTTGATGAAATGACACTAGATGGAATGGTGAAAGGAACGCCAGGCTATATGGCTCCCGAGCAAACAGGCTTAGTTAAAGAGCGCAAAGGCAAACACACCGATATTTTTTCATTAGGCGCTATGCTCTATACTTTACTCACCTATAAGAAGGCTTTTAGTGGTGAATATTTAGAAGATGTCTTGACAAAAACCTCGCAGGCTGATTTTGTAAAACCCTCCCTTGTGAGTCGAAATCATATTCCTTTTTCATTGGAAGCCGTCTGCCTAAAAGCACTCTCTGAAAAACCAAAAGATCGCTATCAATCAGTTAAGGATTTACAGCAAGAAGTCCGTAATTTCATCAATGGTTTTACCACCGATGCAGAAAATGCATCACTAATGAAATCATTGCACTTTTGGATAAAACGCAATCGGACCCTAAGTATTATTTCCGCTTTTGCACTGCTCTTATTTTTTGGCTTGGCGGTAACATCGATTGTCAACCTAAAACTTGCCGAAACTAATGCACGAGAAGTGGCCGAAAAACTTCGTATTGAAAAAGAATATCACATGCGAATCAATAAGGGAGCGGCACCGAAGTTTTTTGAGCGAGCTCAAGTCGCCTACGATTCATTTCAGTTTGATGATGCGCTTAACTTTTGTGTGAGTGCAGTTGAGCTGGATAGCAGTTTAATTGATGCCTGGGAACTCAAGGCAAGGATTAACTTCACGCGTCAAGAATTTAAAGCGGCAGAACAAGCATTTAAGAGAGCTCAAGTAGGAGGAGGCTTACCCCTCATCAATAGTGAGTATGCTTTACAAAAACCAAAAGATCAAGATTCTTTAAGCACGCAACAGTACCTAAAGTTAATGACCAAATTGAGGGATGCGGGCCTCTTGCGAGAGTTCACGAATTTAATTCACTACAACATTTTTTCCGATATAAGTGTGGATGAGCGTCTCGATTTCTGTAAGGGGGCCATCATTGTCCATAATCCTCACATGAAATCACTTAATTTTAAGTTTAACCGAGAATTCAGGCATTTAGATTTGTCGGCAAATAAAGATCTGCAGGTGGCCTTGTGTATGCAAAACTTTCCCGCGGCTAGTGCGGACTTCTCTCATACAGATATAAGTGACTTTATAGCCTTTAGAGCTCAGCAAATCAATGCTTTAAATGTTTCGCATACGAGTATCTACGAACTTCATAGTTTAGAAAACCCAGAGTTGCGAAAATTAGACATATCTCATACGGGGATATCGAACTTAAAGCGCTTAGCAGGCAGACCCTTAGTGAAACTCAATATTAGTCATAGTGCAGTAACCACAATTGCTCACTTAGAACAAATGACGCAGTTAGAGGAGCTGATTATCCATAAAGGGCAATTTCTTGAAAGTGACCTCAAATTTTTACCGGAAACTATTAAGGTCACTCAGGTAGATTAA
- a CDS encoding RNA polymerase sigma factor → MSDSNQTRVTLLQKLQANQDEHSWDDFVRYYEGYIYVVIRNLGVGVEDSQDILQEILLKIWKAIPNYSYDREKCRFRTWLCVVIRNKVYSFFKLRSSRNNRLNVSYDNLLQNLDLITDAEIDKIAEKEWQSYVSNLAWENLQDQFPKQAKEVFEASLDEEDNAVLAERFDVAESSVRVYKMRIRKAMHKEIVRLNQELGG, encoded by the coding sequence ATGTCAGATAGTAATCAAACGCGCGTGACTCTCTTACAGAAGTTACAAGCGAATCAGGACGAGCATTCATGGGATGACTTTGTCCGTTATTACGAGGGTTATATCTACGTCGTCATTCGCAACCTTGGAGTCGGCGTGGAAGATAGTCAGGATATCTTGCAGGAAATTTTATTAAAAATTTGGAAGGCGATTCCCAATTACAGTTACGATAGAGAAAAATGTCGCTTTCGCACTTGGTTATGCGTTGTCATACGCAATAAAGTTTACAGCTTTTTTAAACTCAGATCGAGTCGTAATAATCGTTTGAATGTGAGCTACGACAATCTCTTACAAAACCTCGATTTAATTACCGATGCCGAAATTGATAAAATTGCCGAAAAAGAATGGCAGAGTTATGTCTCGAATTTAGCTTGGGAAAACCTCCAGGATCAATTCCCCAAACAAGCCAAAGAAGTTTTTGAAGCTTCCTTAGACGAAGAAGATAACGCTGTACTCGCCGAACGTTTTGACGTGGCCGAGAGTAGCGTGCGAGTTTATAAAATGCGAATCCGCAAAGCAATGCACAAGGAAATTGTAAGGCTTAACCAAGAGCTCGGTGGCTGA
- a CDS encoding alpha/beta hydrolase yields MFYKIVLFWFLSLNLFSKANIPDPDTYWTYKSVAGKDLKLSVFLPENYEAGKKFPTIAIFHGGSWRVGNPNMHYADCKYWASRGMIAVSVKYRLKDEDKITVPFECMKDAKSAIRYLRKNASQLKVNSEKIVVAGGSAGAQLAASTAMIPKVNDEVYDLAISAKPQAIILYNPWFKCKKEWSPTHNVVADLPPMIIFSGGNDKAIPVQEMVDFHKSMKAQSNKTELYIGQDGKHGFCNGRNPNNPFFYWSIKHADDFLVKAGILSGQATIQYPQRVKAISKERVSYYP; encoded by the coding sequence ATGTTTTATAAAATTGTTTTATTTTGGTTTCTTTCTTTGAATCTATTTTCAAAGGCCAATATCCCCGATCCAGATACTTACTGGACCTATAAATCAGTGGCGGGAAAAGACCTTAAGCTCTCAGTATTCTTGCCAGAAAATTATGAAGCAGGAAAGAAGTTTCCCACCATAGCTATTTTTCATGGTGGATCATGGAGAGTCGGGAATCCTAATATGCATTATGCCGACTGTAAATATTGGGCAAGCCGTGGCATGATTGCGGTATCGGTTAAGTACCGTTTAAAAGATGAGGATAAGATCACAGTTCCTTTTGAATGCATGAAAGATGCGAAGTCCGCGATTCGCTATTTACGCAAAAATGCGAGCCAACTCAAAGTCAATTCAGAAAAAATTGTTGTGGCAGGTGGCTCCGCAGGTGCTCAACTAGCGGCTTCAACGGCTATGATTCCGAAAGTCAATGACGAAGTTTACGACCTTGCGATTTCCGCAAAACCTCAAGCAATCATACTCTATAATCCTTGGTTTAAATGTAAAAAAGAGTGGTCACCAACGCATAATGTTGTTGCGGATTTACCGCCAATGATCATTTTCTCCGGTGGAAATGACAAGGCAATTCCCGTACAAGAAATGGTCGATTTTCACAAGAGTATGAAAGCTCAATCAAATAAAACAGAACTCTATATTGGCCAAGATGGTAAGCACGGCTTTTGCAATGGCCGCAATCCTAATAATCCATTCTTTTACTGGTCGATAAAGCATGCGGATGACTTTCTCGTGAAAGCAGGAATCCTTTCTGGGCAAGCAACGATCCAGTACCCACAAAGAGTTAAAGCGATATCTAAAGAACGAGTTTCTTATTACCCCTAA
- a CDS encoding alpha-L-fucosidase: MKKLLSITSKFAMTAMMSLQVANAVPQEIVDTDMDKLWGERLELDAGERGAWFKEAKYAMFIHWGLYSGLAGDWKGKTHFGIGEWIMNKHLAGISVDEYRALAKDFNPVKFDAKAWVTLAKQSGMKYIVITAKHHDGFAMYDSAASDYNIKDASPFGRDPLKELADECRKQGIGFGFYYSQYQDWNEKDAFGNGWDFNPKEANFSKYFKEKCEPQVKELVTQYGDLAVLWFDTPGKMTKEDSMALVNLVKKHQPRCLINSRIGNGVGDYSSLGDMEIPPENVGGLWECVDTTNNSWSYAWYDENWKSGEQIAQNVISVVARGGTYMLNVGPRGDGSIPKGASEELLVAGQWIKNHAGTIYGAEASPWHKAFPWGDVTVNHGNLFLHVFDWPQSGKIYLPGLSNKISGAALLNLKGNVKVSKEGDWTIVSIPKVKPDAINPVIQLKYDGKLKVDHSLAFDGETTANLFSLFSKQKDCAVVQLRWMEKFGEWKHAEMIKKWTPTSEASWDVNVRKPGKYALEMTYSCDDKADYSEFEVLAGKTAMTIQALDTGDRMPSKRMFGRGLLPRVRTLRLGVVQFDKAGKQKVVFKTKKGNWEGFNLKALQLKAYK, encoded by the coding sequence ATGAAAAAACTATTATCGATAACATCGAAATTTGCGATGACAGCAATGATGAGTTTACAAGTGGCGAATGCCGTACCTCAGGAAATTGTCGACACCGACATGGATAAATTATGGGGTGAGCGTTTAGAATTAGATGCAGGTGAGCGCGGTGCTTGGTTTAAAGAAGCTAAGTATGCCATGTTTATTCACTGGGGTCTTTATTCGGGTCTCGCAGGTGATTGGAAAGGCAAGACACACTTCGGCATCGGCGAATGGATTATGAATAAGCATTTAGCTGGTATTTCTGTGGATGAGTACAGAGCCTTAGCTAAAGACTTTAACCCCGTAAAGTTCGATGCAAAAGCTTGGGTAACTTTGGCGAAACAGAGTGGTATGAAGTACATCGTTATTACGGCCAAGCACCACGATGGCTTTGCGATGTATGACTCAGCGGCTTCTGATTATAATATTAAAGATGCGAGCCCCTTCGGTCGTGACCCACTGAAAGAATTGGCAGATGAATGCCGTAAACAAGGTATTGGCTTTGGTTTTTATTACTCTCAGTACCAAGACTGGAACGAAAAAGATGCCTTCGGTAATGGCTGGGATTTTAATCCTAAAGAAGCCAACTTTTCTAAATACTTTAAAGAGAAATGTGAGCCACAAGTAAAAGAGCTTGTTACTCAATATGGCGATCTCGCAGTTTTATGGTTTGATACCCCAGGTAAGATGACCAAAGAAGATTCCATGGCACTAGTGAACTTGGTGAAAAAACACCAACCACGCTGCCTTATTAATAGTCGCATTGGTAATGGTGTGGGAGACTACTCTTCACTAGGTGACATGGAGATTCCACCAGAGAACGTTGGTGGTTTATGGGAATGTGTCGATACAACGAATAACTCTTGGTCTTACGCTTGGTATGACGAAAACTGGAAAAGCGGTGAGCAAATTGCCCAGAATGTGATTTCAGTTGTCGCTCGTGGCGGGACTTACATGTTGAACGTTGGCCCTCGTGGTGACGGCTCAATCCCAAAAGGCGCAAGCGAAGAATTATTGGTAGCAGGTCAGTGGATCAAAAATCACGCAGGAACAATTTATGGTGCCGAAGCTTCACCTTGGCACAAAGCATTTCCATGGGGAGATGTAACAGTTAATCATGGTAACCTTTTCCTTCACGTCTTCGATTGGCCCCAAAGTGGTAAAATTTACCTTCCAGGTTTAAGTAATAAAATATCTGGCGCAGCACTTCTCAATCTCAAAGGCAATGTAAAAGTAAGTAAAGAAGGTGACTGGACAATCGTTAGCATTCCTAAGGTTAAGCCTGATGCAATTAACCCAGTGATTCAGCTTAAATACGACGGCAAATTAAAAGTTGATCATAGTTTGGCTTTCGACGGCGAAACAACAGCTAATCTCTTCTCGCTCTTCTCTAAGCAAAAAGATTGTGCAGTCGTGCAATTGCGTTGGATGGAAAAATTTGGTGAGTGGAAGCATGCTGAAATGATTAAAAAATGGACTCCAACAAGTGAAGCGAGCTGGGATGTGAATGTTCGTAAGCCAGGTAAGTACGCTTTAGAAATGACTTATTCTTGTGATGACAAAGCGGATTATAGTGAATTCGAAGTCTTAGCGGGTAAAACAGCGATGACGATTCAAGCTCTCGACACAGGTGACCGCATGCCATCGAAACGCATGTTTGGTCGTGGTCTTTTACCACGCGTTAGAACTTTGCGCTTAGGTGTGGTTCAATTCGACAAAGCAGGAAAGCAAAAAGTTGTGTTCAAAACTAAGAAAGGCAACTGGGAAGGCTTCAACCTAAAAGCACTTCAACTAAAAGCTTACAAGTAA